Below is a genomic region from Fibrobacter sp. UWH6.
TGGTAGCAGGTTTCGGGAATCTGAACCTGGTTCTGGAAATAGGCACGATGGGCGGCGATTACCTTTTCGCGGGCAAAGGCGGCATCCTTCCATTCACCAATCTGAACATCCTTGCCTTCCAGTTCCTTGTAGTTCTGGAAGAAGTTCTTGGTAATGCGGAGGAACATCTGGTCCACATCCCTGATGTCGTGAATGGGGCGCGGGTTAAATACGGGAACGCCAAGAACCTTGTAGTCCTTCTTGCCGCCGTCGGTCATGTCCAGAGCGCCAACCACGCGGCAACTGCAGACGGTACCGGTCATCATGGAGGCGGGGCTGTAAATCAGCATATCCAGAGCATCGCCATCATCGGCCTTGGTGCTGGGGATAAAGCCATAAGTACAGGGGTAGCTCATGGAGCTCAGAAGGCAACGATCCAAGCGGAAAACATGAAGACGTTCATCATATTCGTACTTCAAATTGGTGTCCTTACCAATTTCCACAACACAATCCACTTCGTACGGATATTTCTTGCCGATGGGCAAATCCAAATAGTTAATAGCCATTTTTCTCCTACGAGAACTCACCTTGAGTTCTTCATCTTTTGATAATCCATCAAATTTTGTAATAAGAATTTAGTATTATAATCCTATACGTCAAGCGGTAAGGGGTCTAACATTGAGATAATGTTGTTCTCGCTCACCGTTTTCTCAACATCTAGAGGATATAGGGGCGTGCCTGCTTGAACATCAGTTCGCGTTCGTCGCCCATCACCTTAAATTCAATATCCAAAATCAGCTCATCGGCGCTCTTCTTGTAGAGTTTGGCGAAATGAGTCTGGATTTTCTCGACGAAGCCATAGAGTTCCGTCACCTCGGAATCAGTCAAGACGGGTTCATCCGGAGACAACGTGGAGCTCTGCAGAAGAACCTTCTGAACGCCCTTGGCCGCAGGAACGATAGAGAAAATTTCGGGTCTGGAATTGTTTTCGGGATTCGTAATGGAAACTTCACCCTTCTGCACATTCACATAAATGCCGGCAACAGAGAAGTCTGCGATGTTCTGGGTAACAATGACACCATTGGCAGCTTCATCGATGAAGGCTCCATGTACGGCAACAGCCATCTGCACAGAGAAATGGTCGATGTTCCACAGGGTTCGTTCCTCGTAGGCCTTAAAGCTCCAAACCGAGGCCCAGACCTTACGAATTTCATCGGAGGGCAAATCCTTAGGCTCGCGGGTCGCCTTTACTGACTTATAAAGTCCTGCGCCATTAAATTCATCAAGGTCTTCGGAGTTCGTGCTGGAACGCAAGCGCACCGGAGTCTCCCCAAAAATCTTGTAGACCTTTTCATCCAGTTCCGTACCGAATTTTTCGTCTACGGGAATATGGCGGATCATGTAACGGATATTATCAAGAACAGCTTCCCTTGTACGGGTATCTGATTCAAACTTTTCGTCAGCAGTTACAGCGGCGATGTACTTTTTCAGCGGCAAGGAATCGTCCTTGACAGCAGACTCGCACAGGGTCTCGATGTAATCGCAAATTTCAGAAGAGCGACCTTCCTTCTTGCAATCCTTTTGAGAGCGAAGGCAAAGAGATTCCGTCACCTGGGCATAGCTCATGAAATTATCGTAATGATAGAACGGTACCGCAAAACCATCAGGAGAATTTTCGGGAATAAACTTTTGAAGTTCAGCCAGGTTTGCTGCCTTGACGCCTACGAATCCCGCAGAATTAAAACCAAGATCCTTGAAATCGGGGAATCCCTTTTCGCTCAAGTCATAAGAGAGGATCATCTTTTCTTTCTTGAGACTTTCCCAATATTCCTTAGCTTCTTTCAAGGTCGTCTTTTCTACGGTATAGGACGCGGTGCTGACCGTCAGCTTCACCAGGCTATCGCAAAGAGCCAGAAGGGAGTCCGGCAGTTCATGCCCGTTAAAGGCTATGTTGGGAGTCTTACGAGCCTTGGCCGCAAGGTTCACATGAGAAAGCGGAGTCTGGGCATCCTTGCTGATAGCGCCAGCCACCAGCGGAATTTCGGCAGGCAGGGTTTCAAGAATTAAAATATCATGGGAAGAAACAATAGCCGTATCCAGTTCATCGGCGGTAAACTTTCTGAGAGTACCGTAAGCGACACCCGTATTCATAATCTGAAGACTGACGTCTCCAAAGATTTGGGCATGAGTGTACACGGGAACGTCTAACCGTTTAAATTCATCAGCGTAATCTTCGGCCGCAGATTCGGCCACGCTACCCGACGGCATATAATACAGGCGATTCTTTTTTGTTCCCACATTCAGGAACTGCAGACGGGATTCAATAATGCGATGAGTTTTCGCCACCAGTTCTGCACTAATCTTGTCTGTCGGGAAGAACGTCAGGGCGATCATGGAATCTTGAGCCGCATAATAGACTAACGTTCCAGCCACAGTCTTCTTTTTCGTGCTGTAATAAACATCGCTTTCAAATTCCGACAAGCTTCGGGAATCCTTCAGCACCTTCTTTGCAAATTCATAATGCAGAGAATGCTTGCCGGTATTCTGCAAATGCAGCACAGGCTTCTTGGAATCAAAATCCGTAATGATGAATTTGACCAGGTAGCTTCGGCCAATTTCAGTCGACGACTTATAAGCCTTCTTCAAGAAAGCATCGTAACCTTCATCAGCAGTAAATCCAGAAGCTTCATCTGCAGTATTCTTGAATTCGTCTAGGCGACTCAAGGAAACATCGATATTACGATCCCTGTCCGCGCCCAGCTTTCCGGCAAAGAATTCGTTTCCCCAGGCCTTCACCACCACATCGGCAGAATCGCCTACGTCAAAGGAAATAGAGACACCCGAAGAAGTACACTTCAGATTGTCACTATCCGATCCCGGACATAAAATTTGCTGTTCATCGACTCCGACAAAAAAACTCTCAAGTTTCGCACCAGAAGCGTTAATATGCAGACCAGAAAATTCCTCGTTCACCGAAGAAGAACTGTCATCGGAACAAGCCGAAAAAAAGGCCACTGCGCTTAGTGTGGCCATAAAACAATTACGATATTTTTTCAGATTAATCATCAAAATCACCAGGGCACTTTTCAAAAGTA
It encodes:
- a CDS encoding inorganic diphosphatase, with product MAINYLDLPIGKKYPYEVDCVVEIGKDTNLKYEYDERLHVFRLDRCLLSSMSYPCTYGFIPSTKADDGDALDMLIYSPASMMTGTVCSCRVVGALDMTDGGKKDYKVLGVPVFNPRPIHDIRDVDQMFLRITKNFFQNYKELEGKDVQIGEWKDAAFAREKVIAAHRAYFQNQVQIPETCYQEPEADTNLPPEELI
- a CDS encoding PEP/pyruvate-binding domain-containing protein, which produces MINLKKYRNCFMATLSAVAFFSACSDDSSSSVNEEFSGLHINASGAKLESFFVGVDEQQILCPGSDSDNLKCTSSGVSISFDVGDSADVVVKAWGNEFFAGKLGADRDRNIDVSLSRLDEFKNTADEASGFTADEGYDAFLKKAYKSSTEIGRSYLVKFIITDFDSKKPVLHLQNTGKHSLHYEFAKKVLKDSRSLSEFESDVYYSTKKKTVAGTLVYYAAQDSMIALTFFPTDKISAELVAKTHRIIESRLQFLNVGTKKNRLYYMPSGSVAESAAEDYADEFKRLDVPVYTHAQIFGDVSLQIMNTGVAYGTLRKFTADELDTAIVSSHDILILETLPAEIPLVAGAISKDAQTPLSHVNLAAKARKTPNIAFNGHELPDSLLALCDSLVKLTVSTASYTVEKTTLKEAKEYWESLKKEKMILSYDLSEKGFPDFKDLGFNSAGFVGVKAANLAELQKFIPENSPDGFAVPFYHYDNFMSYAQVTESLCLRSQKDCKKEGRSSEICDYIETLCESAVKDDSLPLKKYIAAVTADEKFESDTRTREAVLDNIRYMIRHIPVDEKFGTELDEKVYKIFGETPVRLRSSTNSEDLDEFNGAGLYKSVKATREPKDLPSDEIRKVWASVWSFKAYEERTLWNIDHFSVQMAVAVHGAFIDEAANGVIVTQNIADFSVAGIYVNVQKGEVSITNPENNSRPEIFSIVPAAKGVQKVLLQSSTLSPDEPVLTDSEVTELYGFVEKIQTHFAKLYKKSADELILDIEFKVMGDERELMFKQARPYIL